The Polaromonas sp. SP1 DNA window TATCCGAAGCTTTTTTCGACGTGCAATACGGTCGATACCGAATTGCCGGCCTTAATCTCGAAATAGCCAAGCAGAAGTGCTACCTTGCCGAAGCCGAACAGCAGCATGTGGAAAACCTAATGAAGCTGTGCGGCACCGCAGAAAACACGTAGCAAGGCCGTTTTAGGCGCCGTAACTCTAGCCTAAACGCTGGTTGCAGCGCCTCCCGCCTCCCGCATCATGGGTGCAAGCTTTACTGTCCAGTGCCCTGCCGGCTCCCGGTCTACTTCCAGTAGGTCGTAGGTGCGCAGCATGTCCAGCAAACCAGAGTGGCCGTAAGTCTGTGGCGAAAAGGCTGGGTCTGTGCGTTTCAAATACTGGCCCAGCGGTCCAAGTCCAACCTTGCCCTCCGACGTATCGCTGGTCAAGAGCGTCACAGCCTCAATCACAAACCAGGGTCTGCGTTTGGCTATTGGCTTAGGAGGGTCCTCCGTTTTCGCGGGTTCTTCCTTGACCGGAATCACCTTAGCGGCAGCTTTATCATCCGTAGCCGCAGTGGGCTCAGCCGTCGACTCCGGCCGTATCCATTCAAAAAACTGATCACTCGCATTTCGAAGCGCAACGGGCGTCTTACTCTCTCCCACAATACAAACAGTCGCCCCGCGTTCGCGCAA harbors:
- a CDS encoding NYN domain-containing protein, which encodes MSINSPGSETRVAVLVDCDNTTPEILEYTLKIVAQFGRVVLRRGYGNHTTLANKWQEALVRLAFTPCLQYQYAPGKNTADIALALDALEALFDHRADTFCLVTSDSDFSYLCRKLRERGATVCIVGESKTPVALRNASDQFFEWIRPESTAEPTAATDDKAAAKVIPVKEEPAKTEDPPKPIAKRRPWFVIEAVTLLTSDTSEGKVGLGPLGQYLKRTDPAFSPQTYGHSGLLDMLRTYDLLEVDREPAGHWTVKLAPMMREAGGAATSV